The DNA region GCGCCGTGCTGGGCCTGTTGCCCGGCCTGTGGGTGACCGATCCGCCGCCGCGGCATTCCACATCTGCCGCCGGGGAGGCTTCTGCGAGGCCGGCAAGCGGCCCGGCGCGGGCCGGCGGCGGTCTGTCGGCGCCGCTGCTGCTGCTGACGCTGGCCTATTTCCTGGAGGGGGGCGGCTACATCGTGTCGGCCACCTTCCTGGTCTCGATCCTCAAGACCGATCCCGGCACCGCGGCGGTGGGCGAGGCCGCCTGGATGGTGGCGGGACTGGGGGCGATCGGGGCCGGCGTGTTCTGGGCGGCGGTCGCCCGGCGGACCAACAGCTGGTGGGCGCTGATCCTGGCCCATCTGACCCAGGCGGCCACCATCCTGCTGCCGATGACCGGCTCGCCGACTGTCGCCATTGCCTCGGCGCTGCTGTTCGGTGCGACCTTCGTCGGCATCGTGTCGCAGGCCTTCGCGTTGGGTCGGCAGTTGTCGGCCGGCGCCTCGGCCCGGGTGGTCGGTGCGTTGACCGCCGCCTATGGGCTGGGCCAGATCATCGGGCCGTTGCCGGCCGGGCTGGTGGTGACGCAGACCGGCAGCTTCAACGCCGCCCTGCTGGGCGCCGCCGCCGCGGTGGTGCTGGGCGCGGTGCTGCTGGCGTTCGGCATGGTGATCGCCGGACGGCAGGCCTCGGCTGACGCGGCGCTGGCCTCGCCAAATGTTTCGTAGGTATTCATAGGGATTGGCCGCGCCGGACGTTGCAGATACCTGCGACAATCGGCGCCCCGCCGCTGCGGATACTGCTGTTTTCCCTGATCGTCCGCTTTGGC from Azospirillum thiophilum includes:
- a CDS encoding YbfB/YjiJ family MFS transporter, with the protein product MVRVLVGGVIGLAIAMGVARFAFTPILPAMQAATGLGADGAGLLASLNYLGYFVGALAAGLVPHGARRTAVFRLSLLLSVATTAAMGMDLGDAGQAMPVWLVLRFLSGLSSAGIFILGIAMVLDTLSRGGGERLAGWLYTGVGLGIASSGLFVALAGGRLGWAGDWLALGAICAVLGLLPGLWVTDPPPRHSTSAAGEASARPASGPARAGGGLSAPLLLLTLAYFLEGGGYIVSATFLVSILKTDPGTAAVGEAAWMVAGLGAIGAGVFWAAVARRTNSWWALILAHLTQAATILLPMTGSPTVAIASALLFGATFVGIVSQAFALGRQLSAGASARVVGALTAAYGLGQIIGPLPAGLVVTQTGSFNAALLGAAAAVVLGAVLLAFGMVIAGRQASADAALASPNVS